A single genomic interval of uncultured Sphaerochaeta sp. harbors:
- the trmB gene encoding tRNA (guanosine(46)-N7)-methyltransferase TrmB, with translation MQVTQDTIFQDIPELQWVESRREGARRPVKSYVLRGCYLKTFQVEAVKRYYATYGIPFRQEFLDYSQVYGNENPLVIEIGFGMGSATSRIAKERNQFNYLGLEVFLSGFTKLLDVVGREGLDNVRLMRFDAVEVLRSMIPDNSVAGFHIFFPDPWPKKRQQKRRLIQQPFASLLASKLVQGGYIYCVTDWEEYAHQMLEVFDNTPSLENPHGGFAPPVPWRDTTRFEEKGLAKSHPINEVWVEKR, from the coding sequence ATGCAGGTTACGCAAGATACAATCTTCCAGGATATTCCTGAGTTGCAGTGGGTGGAGAGCAGAAGGGAAGGGGCCAGGCGTCCAGTGAAGAGCTACGTGCTCAGAGGGTGCTATTTGAAGACCTTCCAGGTTGAGGCAGTCAAGCGCTATTACGCAACCTATGGAATCCCGTTTCGTCAGGAATTTTTGGACTACTCCCAGGTGTATGGGAACGAAAACCCCTTGGTTATTGAGATTGGTTTTGGCATGGGGAGTGCCACCAGCCGTATTGCCAAGGAGCGAAACCAGTTCAATTACCTTGGATTGGAGGTATTCCTCTCTGGCTTCACCAAGCTCTTGGATGTCGTTGGGCGGGAAGGGTTGGACAATGTGCGTCTGATGCGTTTCGACGCAGTGGAGGTGCTTCGCTCCATGATTCCAGATAACAGCGTTGCAGGATTCCATATTTTCTTTCCTGACCCATGGCCGAAGAAACGTCAGCAGAAACGACGGCTCATCCAACAGCCTTTTGCCTCATTGCTTGCAAGCAAACTGGTACAAGGTGGGTATATCTACTGTGTCACGGACTGGGAAGAGTATGCCCACCAGATGCTTGAAGTGTTTGACAACACACCATCCCTGGAGAATCCCCACGGGGGATTTGCTCCGCCTGTCCCTTGGCGGGATACCACACGTTTTGAAGAGAAGGGGCTTGCAAAGTCCCATCCGATCAACGAGGTTTGGGTGGAAAAACGCTGA
- the fusA gene encoding elongation factor G, with protein sequence MSVVSNDLRNVAIIGHNDTGKTTLVEQLLFYANVISRAENVSSGKTVSDYTDEEISHKISIHASLASLGWEGKTLNIIDTPGTAGFIGETICGFRSCESAVMVVDARDGAQIETIKLWRHLDQRNKPRAVFINKMDRDRADYTQVLENLRETFKANFVPIVIPIGSGKDFKGVINLIEDKAYMVGDDGKEKEAEIPSDLKEFEEQYHNDLVENAAEGADDLIEKYFEEGTLSSEDIRRGLREGMDDNRVIPVFCGVAEQGSGMISLLNFIRNNFPKPIGKFDWIVNEDGSESEFAITEEGPAAAVVFKTTIDQFSGKLSFLKVLRGTIKGDTELYNPHLNRKERSGKVYRLVGKKLIETERLVAGDIGVIAKSNIASTNSTLVEGSDTKFQFKPLAFPQPIYSLAISAEDKKSEVKMNESLHKVTEEDLTFLIKYNEETKENVVAGMGELHLNMILDKVREKQKVNIITKLPRVAYRETITKKSGIAEYSHKKQSGGHGQYARVLIEIEPLERGAYYSFTNAIKGGSVSKGYIPGIEKGLHELMEEGYLAGYPMMDIGITLVDGKEHPVDSSEMAFKLAAKGAMKIAVDKAKPVLLEPIMLLSVYIENDYLGDILSDLSSKRGRVLGQEDMGNLQMVKAQVPQSELLNYAIDLKSMTSGTGSFEMEFDHYEPLSGKLADEVIKAYKDSLAEEE encoded by the coding sequence ATGAGCGTTGTCAGCAATGATTTGAGGAATGTCGCCATCATCGGCCACAACGACACCGGGAAAACCACGTTGGTGGAGCAATTGTTATTTTATGCCAATGTGATTTCCCGGGCAGAGAATGTCTCCAGTGGAAAGACCGTAAGCGATTACACGGATGAGGAAATTTCCCATAAGATTTCCATTCATGCTTCCCTCGCCTCCCTGGGATGGGAAGGAAAAACCCTGAACATCATCGATACCCCGGGAACTGCAGGGTTCATCGGTGAGACCATCTGCGGATTTAGATCATGCGAATCAGCAGTAATGGTTGTTGACGCACGTGATGGAGCACAGATTGAGACAATCAAGCTCTGGCGTCACCTTGATCAACGCAATAAACCACGGGCGGTGTTCATCAACAAGATGGACAGAGACCGTGCAGACTATACACAAGTACTCGAGAACCTTCGAGAGACATTCAAAGCCAACTTTGTCCCCATTGTCATTCCCATCGGAAGCGGCAAGGATTTCAAGGGTGTCATCAATCTGATTGAAGACAAAGCCTATATGGTGGGCGATGATGGGAAAGAGAAAGAGGCTGAGATCCCTTCGGATTTGAAGGAGTTCGAGGAACAATATCACAACGACCTGGTGGAGAATGCCGCTGAGGGAGCTGATGATCTCATCGAAAAGTATTTTGAGGAAGGAACCCTCTCCAGTGAGGATATCAGGCGTGGACTACGTGAAGGCATGGATGATAACCGGGTCATCCCAGTATTCTGTGGTGTCGCTGAGCAAGGAAGCGGAATGATCAGCTTGCTCAATTTCATCAGGAACAACTTCCCCAAACCAATCGGCAAATTCGATTGGATCGTCAACGAAGATGGTAGTGAGTCTGAATTTGCCATCACAGAGGAAGGACCAGCAGCAGCAGTGGTCTTCAAGACAACCATCGACCAGTTCAGCGGAAAATTGAGCTTCCTGAAAGTGCTTAGGGGTACCATCAAGGGAGATACAGAACTGTACAATCCGCATCTCAACAGAAAAGAACGCTCTGGCAAGGTCTACCGGCTTGTCGGCAAAAAACTTATCGAAACAGAAAGGTTGGTCGCAGGAGATATCGGAGTCATTGCAAAAAGCAACATCGCCTCCACCAATTCAACCTTGGTGGAAGGGAGTGATACGAAGTTCCAGTTCAAACCACTCGCCTTCCCGCAGCCTATCTACAGCCTTGCGATCAGTGCAGAGGACAAGAAGAGCGAAGTGAAGATGAACGAATCACTTCACAAGGTCACCGAAGAGGATCTGACCTTCCTGATCAAGTACAATGAGGAGACCAAGGAAAACGTGGTTGCCGGTATGGGGGAACTGCACCTTAACATGATCCTCGACAAGGTACGGGAAAAGCAGAAGGTCAATATCATCACCAAGCTTCCCAGGGTGGCATACCGAGAGACCATAACAAAGAAAAGCGGTATCGCTGAGTACTCACACAAGAAGCAGAGTGGTGGCCATGGTCAGTATGCACGTGTCCTGATTGAGATTGAACCTTTGGAAAGGGGTGCCTACTACTCCTTCACCAATGCAATCAAGGGTGGTTCAGTCAGCAAGGGATATATCCCCGGTATTGAGAAGGGATTGCATGAGCTGATGGAAGAAGGCTATCTTGCCGGCTATCCAATGATGGATATCGGCATCACCCTTGTCGATGGAAAGGAGCACCCGGTAGATTCCAGTGAAATGGCATTCAAACTCGCTGCAAAGGGAGCAATGAAAATTGCCGTGGACAAGGCCAAACCTGTCCTACTTGAACCTATCATGCTTCTTAGTGTATATATAGAGAATGATTATCTGGGCGATATCCTTTCTGACCTGAGCAGCAAACGTGGACGGGTACTTGGTCAGGAAGATATGGGAAATCTGCAGATGGTGAAAGCCCAGGTGCCTCAATCAGAACTACTCAACTATGCAATCGACCTGAAGTCGATGACCAGTGGTACGGGAAGTTTTGAAATGGAGTTCGACCATTACGAGCCTCTCAGTGGAAAACTGGCTGATGAGGTAATCAAGGCCTACAAAGATTCCTTAGCGGAAGAGGAGTAG
- a CDS encoding helix-turn-helix transcriptional regulator, producing the protein MARTYNLQDIFARNLKERRRKLSLTQAQLAEKIGVSTSFVTEIETSRKAPSFSTIEKISAALDVPCWTFFCEDGDKLPNDVTVMDQFAYKLKQDINHIIDVNVSLTR; encoded by the coding sequence ATGGCTAGAACCTACAATTTGCAGGACATTTTCGCAAGGAACCTAAAGGAGCGCAGAAGAAAGCTCTCCCTGACCCAGGCTCAATTGGCTGAGAAAATCGGCGTTTCCACCTCATTTGTGACAGAGATCGAGACTTCAAGGAAAGCACCTTCCTTCTCCACCATAGAGAAGATCAGTGCCGCGTTGGATGTACCCTGTTGGACATTTTTCTGCGAGGATGGTGACAAGCTTCCCAATGATGTCACTGTCATGGACCAATTCGCATACAAGCTAAAACAGGACATCAACCACATCATCGATGTGAATGTCAGCCTGACTCGTTAG
- the fusA gene encoding elongation factor G, which translates to MNEKTTRNIGIMAHIDAGKTTTTERILYYTGENHRIGEVDNGEATMDFLEQEQDRGITIASAATTCYWKEHQINIIDTPGHVDFTAEVERSLRVLDGAVMVVCAVGGVEPQTETVWRQADTYRVPRIAFINKMDRLGANFHEAVSELKLKLGANPIPLFLPVGAENNFSGIINLLTKKYYVYSIEDQGMTYTEEEIPSSMQEEVESWHEKLIDSVASFSDEITELYFEGEPIDVELIKKTLKKATVARQALPVFVGSSLKDIGVQALLDGVIDYLPSPSEVPPIVGLHQKTEKNVEIPYDKNKPPLGLIFKIQVDREAGPMSFVRVYNGTIKKGTALMNITKKKRERVNRILRMHADRPEELSELEAGDIGVIIGFKEGRTGDTVGSEGAQVLLEEMHFPIPVISVAIEPNSLSDGDKLRSALGILAQEDPTFTYRDDDETGQLVISGMGELHLDVLVTRLTKEMKIKARVGNPQVTYRESVTKETSGSEKFSKIIAGKENTAGVAITIRPLPSGSGNRYTCSAKVRGMDEQYYEAVKRGITNAFKGGIQFGYETVDLEVEVTSITYNELTATPFAFEACAAMCFDKVAQSAAPILMEPVMKVTVIVPTQYVGEAISSITSRGGLVNSIESRTASEHIHAQAPLSQLFGYSTALRSATQGRGTFSMEFDHYAQKTR; encoded by the coding sequence ATGAACGAGAAGACAACACGAAATATTGGAATTATGGCACATATTGATGCGGGCAAGACCACTACCACTGAACGCATCCTCTATTATACAGGTGAAAACCATCGCATCGGTGAGGTAGACAACGGGGAAGCAACCATGGACTTCCTCGAACAGGAGCAGGATCGCGGTATCACCATCGCAAGTGCTGCCACCACCTGTTACTGGAAAGAACACCAGATCAATATTATCGATACTCCCGGACACGTAGACTTCACTGCAGAAGTGGAGCGTTCCCTTCGTGTCCTTGACGGAGCGGTCATGGTTGTATGCGCAGTCGGCGGAGTGGAACCACAGACGGAGACTGTCTGGAGACAGGCAGATACCTATCGTGTTCCCCGTATAGCATTCATCAACAAGATGGATAGGCTTGGGGCCAACTTCCATGAGGCAGTCTCCGAGCTGAAACTCAAATTGGGAGCCAATCCCATACCCCTTTTCCTGCCTGTTGGGGCAGAGAATAACTTCAGTGGCATCATCAACCTGCTTACCAAAAAGTATTATGTATACAGTATTGAAGACCAGGGAATGACCTATACTGAAGAGGAGATTCCTTCCTCAATGCAGGAAGAGGTGGAAAGCTGGCACGAGAAGTTGATCGACAGCGTAGCCTCCTTCAGCGATGAAATCACTGAACTATACTTTGAAGGTGAACCCATCGATGTTGAGCTGATCAAGAAGACCTTGAAGAAGGCAACCGTTGCACGACAGGCTCTGCCGGTGTTTGTTGGCTCCTCACTCAAGGATATCGGTGTCCAGGCCCTCCTTGATGGAGTCATAGACTACCTTCCCTCCCCCTCTGAAGTCCCCCCTATCGTCGGCCTCCACCAGAAGACGGAAAAGAATGTAGAGATCCCCTACGACAAGAACAAACCCCCACTTGGCCTCATCTTTAAGATCCAAGTGGACAGGGAAGCTGGTCCCATGAGTTTTGTGAGGGTATACAATGGTACCATCAAGAAAGGTACTGCCTTGATGAATATCACCAAGAAAAAACGGGAGCGGGTCAACAGGATTCTGCGTATGCATGCAGACCGTCCAGAGGAATTGAGTGAGCTCGAAGCAGGTGATATTGGTGTCATCATTGGGTTCAAGGAAGGGAGAACCGGCGATACCGTAGGCAGTGAGGGGGCACAGGTCCTCCTCGAGGAGATGCACTTCCCCATCCCTGTCATCTCGGTTGCCATTGAGCCGAACAGCCTCAGTGACGGGGACAAGCTACGATCCGCCCTCGGGATACTTGCCCAGGAAGATCCCACCTTCACCTACCGTGATGACGATGAGACTGGGCAATTGGTGATCAGCGGCATGGGTGAGCTGCATCTGGATGTCTTGGTAACAAGGCTCACCAAGGAGATGAAGATCAAGGCACGTGTGGGTAACCCACAGGTGACCTACCGAGAATCAGTTACCAAGGAAACCAGTGGAAGCGAGAAGTTCTCCAAGATCATCGCCGGCAAGGAGAATACTGCAGGGGTTGCCATCACCATTCGCCCCCTTCCCTCCGGAAGCGGGAACCGCTATACCTGTTCGGCGAAGGTAAGGGGCATGGATGAACAGTACTATGAAGCGGTAAAACGGGGAATCACCAATGCCTTCAAGGGAGGCATACAATTCGGATATGAAACCGTTGACCTTGAGGTTGAGGTTACCAGCATCACCTATAATGAACTTACCGCTACCCCGTTCGCATTCGAGGCGTGTGCAGCAATGTGTTTTGACAAGGTTGCACAGAGCGCCGCCCCTATCCTGATGGAACCGGTGATGAAGGTTACTGTTATCGTACCAACACAGTATGTAGGAGAAGCAATCAGCAGCATCACCAGCCGGGGTGGCCTGGTCAACAGCATCGAAAGCAGGACGGCAAGCGAGCATATCCATGCACAGGCACCACTGTCGCAGTTGTTTGGTTATTCCACTGCACTACGCTCTGCAACTCAAGGCAGGGGAACCTTTTCGATGGAGTTCGACCACTATGCGCAAAAAACCCGCTAA
- a CDS encoding heavy metal translocating P-type ATPase, with translation MADKCIWNVQNLDCAACAATIEENLNKVEGVKRARVDYAKKQIHVQSTDDMDDAFFQSLIAEAKRVEPALKVSSQPHQGKHTSLRMLIRITFSALFFALAFFLETPWLFIPSYLIAGYSVLIKAGTNLLHGKVFDENFLMSIATLGALAIRETGEASAVMLLYLVGEFFQDRAVQKSRNAVMGVLDLRADEARILSEGKLKMVASESVSVGSIIRVLAGEKIPLDGIIIRGSSTLNMQSLTGESLPQNAEEGETVLSGSVNLTGVIDIKTTRAYEDSTATKILRLVEESSSKKAHSEQFITTFARYYTPFVVFFALALAIIPSLVTGSWETWIYRSLVFLVVSCPCALVISVPLSYFAGIGKSASNGILVKGGNYLEALSTIDTMVFDKTGTLTHGSFSLEKMVSTGKSDLDEPYLEKLAASLERQSNHPLARAFDTLASPFEASNVQEIAGKGISALIEGKQVTAGNAALFAYKAIPLSLGDEDEGTIHLAVDDIHAASFILKDTLRADAKQLIGALRKLGVKQLFMLSGDKEQHAKAIATELGLDGYHAGLLPDQKQEHLAEIEKSNPHIAYVGDGMNDAPSLAASRVGIAMGSKASDAAIESADIVILSEELSKLEKLVLISKKTSRIVKQNIAFALGVKAVVLVLGALGYASMALAVFADTGVTIIAVFNALRILLIRLSR, from the coding sequence ATGGCCGACAAGTGTATCTGGAATGTACAAAATCTTGACTGTGCTGCCTGTGCTGCCACCATAGAAGAAAACCTGAATAAGGTGGAAGGCGTAAAACGAGCACGGGTTGACTATGCAAAAAAACAGATTCACGTCCAAAGCACCGATGACATGGATGATGCATTCTTTCAATCCCTTATAGCAGAAGCAAAACGTGTGGAACCTGCTTTAAAGGTTTCATCCCAGCCACACCAGGGAAAACATACCTCACTGCGTATGCTTATACGCATTACTTTCTCTGCGCTCTTCTTTGCCCTTGCTTTCTTTCTTGAGACTCCCTGGCTCTTCATTCCCAGTTACCTCATCGCTGGATACTCAGTGCTAATCAAGGCTGGGACAAACCTGTTGCACGGAAAGGTGTTTGATGAGAATTTCCTCATGAGCATTGCCACACTTGGTGCTCTCGCAATCCGAGAGACAGGGGAAGCCTCTGCGGTCATGTTGCTTTATCTGGTCGGGGAGTTCTTCCAGGACCGTGCAGTGCAGAAGAGCAGGAATGCAGTAATGGGAGTCCTTGACCTGAGAGCGGATGAGGCAAGGATCCTCAGCGAGGGAAAACTGAAGATGGTCGCCAGTGAATCGGTCTCGGTTGGAAGCATCATCAGGGTGCTGGCAGGAGAGAAGATTCCCTTGGATGGTATCATCATCAGGGGTTCCTCAACCTTGAATATGCAATCCCTGACTGGCGAGTCCCTTCCACAGAATGCTGAGGAAGGAGAGACCGTGTTAAGCGGAAGTGTAAACCTTACCGGTGTCATAGACATCAAGACAACCCGAGCATATGAGGATAGCACGGCAACAAAGATTCTTCGCCTTGTTGAGGAGTCATCCTCCAAGAAGGCCCATAGTGAACAGTTCATCACCACCTTTGCACGTTACTATACCCCCTTTGTTGTATTCTTTGCGCTTGCGCTTGCTATCATTCCATCTCTTGTAACAGGATCATGGGAAACCTGGATCTATCGATCCCTCGTATTTTTGGTAGTCAGCTGCCCCTGTGCCTTGGTTATCAGCGTCCCTCTCTCCTATTTTGCCGGTATCGGCAAGAGTGCATCCAATGGCATCCTGGTCAAGGGAGGCAACTACCTGGAAGCCCTCTCAACCATCGATACCATGGTCTTTGACAAGACCGGCACACTTACTCATGGAAGCTTTTCCTTGGAGAAAATGGTTTCCACCGGCAAGAGTGACCTTGATGAACCTTACCTTGAAAAACTGGCAGCTAGCCTGGAGAGACAGAGTAACCACCCACTTGCAAGGGCATTTGATACACTTGCATCTCCCTTTGAAGCAAGCAATGTCCAAGAAATCGCAGGAAAGGGAATCTCTGCCTTGATAGAGGGGAAGCAGGTGACAGCAGGAAATGCAGCCCTGTTCGCATACAAAGCAATCCCACTCTCCCTGGGCGATGAGGATGAGGGAACCATACACCTGGCCGTTGATGATATCCACGCAGCATCGTTCATCCTGAAGGACACGCTCCGAGCGGACGCAAAACAGCTTATAGGAGCATTGAGGAAACTTGGGGTCAAACAGCTCTTCATGCTCTCAGGAGACAAGGAACAACACGCCAAGGCTATTGCGACTGAGCTAGGCTTGGATGGATATCATGCAGGGCTCCTCCCTGACCAGAAGCAGGAACATCTTGCAGAAATAGAGAAAAGCAATCCACACATTGCATACGTCGGGGATGGCATGAATGACGCCCCAAGTCTTGCTGCCAGCCGTGTCGGTATTGCCATGGGTAGCAAGGCAAGTGATGCCGCTATTGAAAGTGCTGATATCGTGATTCTGAGTGAGGAGTTGTCCAAGCTGGAAAAACTGGTGTTGATCAGTAAGAAAACTTCACGGATTGTGAAGCAAAATATTGCATTTGCCCTGGGGGTAAAGGCTGTTGTGCTTGTATTGGGTGCACTGGGCTATGCATCCATGGCTTTGGCGGTGTTTGCCGATACAGGGGTGACCATTATAGCCGTTTTCAATGCCCTGCGCATCCTCCTGATCCGTCTTTCTCGTTGA
- a CDS encoding L-ribulose-5-phosphate 4-epimerase, whose product MLEQLKEEVCEANLLLEHYRLITFTWGNVSAVDPKREFMVIKPSGVPYEDLTADKMVVVALATGKIVEGSYNPSSDTPTHRYLFNHFGEIKAVVHTHSRWATIFAQAGRGIPALGTTHADYFYGEIPCTREMENKEIKTAYEEETGKVIVERFASLDPLSIPAVLVHSHGPFTWGSSAKKAVENAVVLEEVANMAYHTVLLEQNPKRTMDQVLLDKHYLRKHGKNAYYGQKNQE is encoded by the coding sequence ATGTTGGAACAGCTGAAAGAAGAAGTGTGTGAAGCAAACCTGTTGCTTGAGCACTATCGCTTGATCACCTTCACCTGGGGTAATGTCTCTGCGGTTGACCCAAAGCGTGAGTTCATGGTCATCAAACCCTCCGGGGTTCCTTATGAGGACCTTACCGCCGATAAGATGGTGGTGGTGGCACTTGCAACCGGAAAGATTGTGGAAGGTTCCTACAACCCCTCCTCCGATACCCCTACCCACCGTTATCTATTCAATCATTTTGGAGAGATCAAGGCGGTTGTACACACCCATAGCCGATGGGCAACCATTTTTGCCCAGGCTGGACGGGGTATTCCGGCCCTCGGTACCACCCATGCTGATTACTTCTATGGGGAGATTCCCTGCACCAGGGAGATGGAAAACAAGGAGATTAAGACAGCCTATGAGGAAGAGACCGGTAAGGTCATCGTTGAACGGTTTGCCTCCCTTGATCCTCTTTCAATCCCTGCGGTACTGGTTCACAGTCATGGCCCATTTACCTGGGGTTCCAGTGCAAAGAAGGCAGTGGAGAATGCTGTAGTACTGGAAGAAGTGGCCAATATGGCCTATCACACAGTGCTGTTGGAACAGAATCCTAAACGGACGATGGATCAGGTCCTGCTGGATAAGCACTATCTGAGAAAACATGGAAAGAATGCCTACTATGGGCAGAAAAACCAGGAGTAA
- a CDS encoding fucose isomerase, with product MNNIAQVRLGLIAVSRSCFPKALSERRRNAVKEAYQDPIYECPITVEDEKDMRAALEDISNHEVNALVVFLGNFGPETAETLLAKYFDGPVMYVAAAEGDGDLHDGRGDAFCGMLNCSYNLALRSLRAHIPEYPVGTAREVATMIEEFIPVARAVISLKQLKIISFGPRPQDFMACNAPIQGLFDLGVEIEENSELDLLVAYNQHKDDKRIDSLVKEMASEIGSSPYEGILPRLAQYELTLLDWVEQHKGERQFVAFANKCWPAFQTEFGFVPCYVNSRLTAQGIPVSCEVDIYGALSEYIGICVSDKPVTLLDINNTVPSKLYEEHIRAKRSYRNDELFMGFHCGNTSCSLLKNPHMGYQVIMKRDLEPDLAEPDITRGTMEGDLVSGPVTVYRLQSDARGRLRAYVAQGEVLDVPSESFGSIGVIGIEEMARFYRYVLLKKAYPHHAAVAFSHVGKALFNVFTYLGIEDIAYNQREGLPYEGENPFKH from the coding sequence ATGAATAATATTGCACAGGTCCGCTTGGGTTTGATCGCGGTAAGCCGCAGTTGTTTTCCCAAGGCCTTGAGTGAACGAAGAAGGAATGCAGTCAAGGAAGCCTATCAGGATCCCATTTACGAATGTCCTATTACCGTTGAGGATGAGAAGGATATGCGCGCTGCCTTGGAAGATATCTCTAATCATGAAGTCAATGCTCTGGTGGTATTCTTGGGTAACTTTGGCCCGGAGACTGCCGAGACCCTGCTCGCCAAATACTTCGACGGACCGGTGATGTATGTTGCTGCGGCGGAGGGAGATGGGGATTTGCATGATGGCAGGGGGGATGCCTTCTGCGGAATGCTCAACTGTTCCTATAATTTGGCATTGCGCTCCTTGCGTGCACATATCCCTGAGTATCCTGTCGGTACTGCCCGGGAAGTCGCCACCATGATCGAGGAGTTCATCCCGGTTGCGAGAGCCGTCATATCCCTCAAGCAATTGAAGATTATCTCCTTTGGTCCAAGGCCACAGGATTTCATGGCATGCAATGCACCTATCCAAGGATTATTCGACCTCGGGGTGGAGATTGAGGAAAACAGCGAGCTCGACCTGCTGGTCGCCTACAACCAACACAAGGATGACAAGCGCATTGATTCCCTGGTGAAGGAGATGGCAAGTGAGATCGGCAGCAGTCCCTACGAGGGGATCCTGCCTAGGCTTGCCCAGTATGAGCTGACCTTGCTTGACTGGGTTGAACAGCACAAGGGGGAGCGCCAGTTTGTTGCCTTTGCGAACAAGTGCTGGCCAGCATTCCAGACGGAGTTCGGCTTTGTTCCCTGTTATGTGAACAGCCGCCTTACAGCCCAGGGTATTCCCGTCAGCTGTGAAGTCGATATCTATGGAGCACTGAGCGAATACATTGGTATCTGTGTGAGTGATAAACCTGTGACCTTGCTGGATATCAACAACACTGTTCCCTCCAAGTTGTATGAGGAGCATATACGGGCAAAACGATCGTATCGAAATGATGAGTTGTTCATGGGTTTCCACTGTGGGAATACCTCTTGCTCCCTGCTCAAGAATCCCCATATGGGATATCAGGTGATCATGAAGCGTGACCTCGAACCAGATCTCGCTGAACCCGATATCACCAGGGGGACAATGGAAGGGGACCTGGTATCCGGTCCGGTTACCGTGTACCGCCTGCAGTCTGATGCTCGGGGGCGACTACGTGCGTATGTCGCGCAAGGAGAGGTGTTGGATGTTCCCAGCGAAAGCTTTGGAAGCATCGGAGTGATAGGCATAGAGGAGATGGCCCGTTTCTATCGGTATGTGCTTCTTAAGAAAGCATACCCGCATCATGCTGCGGTAGCCTTCAGTCATGTCGGGAAGGCCTTGTTCAATGTTTTTACCTATCTGGGAATTGAGGATATCGCCTACAACCAGAGGGAAGGATTACCCTACGAGGGTGAGAATCCGTTCAAGCATTAA
- a CDS encoding aldehyde dehydrogenase: protein MNEVQLCITEMRTFFRNGSTQSVAWRKTQLKKLKDGIKDHEKQILDALFEDLGKTDFEGFATELGLVYAEIDKHLKHLDSWTSKKRVRNTLLSFPSKAYTISIPLGIVLIMSPWNYPFQLTIAPLVSALAAGNCVIVKPSRYSSHTSQVLESLIAKLYPSHYVTVFQGGSEMNQELLTHRYDHIFFTGSPTVGKVVMEAAAKTLTPVTLELGGKSPAIVEANSDIPLAARRIIWGKCLNAGQTCIAPDYVLVERSVASQLIEEMKLAITNMFGSDPLHCNDLPHIINERHFNRLISLFEEGTLAYGGQIDPKNLKIAPTLITDVQRTGTLMSEEIFGPILPIITYETFEQAVGYVQAREHPLALYLFSNDKEHQEHVVRTVSYGGGCINDTVMHLSNPHLPFGGVGSSGMGSYHAKQGFDTFSHQKSVLESKRWLEVKLRYAPYRGKLALIKRLFS from the coding sequence ATGAATGAAGTGCAGCTCTGCATCACTGAGATGAGAACATTCTTCCGTAATGGCTCAACTCAGTCGGTTGCATGGAGAAAAACTCAGCTCAAAAAGCTGAAGGATGGGATCAAAGATCATGAGAAACAGATTCTTGATGCACTTTTCGAGGATCTGGGGAAAACTGATTTTGAGGGATTTGCAACTGAGCTCGGATTGGTCTATGCAGAAATAGACAAACATCTCAAGCACCTGGATTCCTGGACCAGTAAGAAACGGGTAAGAAACACCTTGCTTTCGTTTCCCTCCAAAGCCTACACAATCTCCATACCCTTGGGGATTGTGTTGATCATGAGTCCTTGGAATTATCCATTCCAACTTACTATAGCTCCCTTGGTCAGTGCACTGGCTGCCGGCAATTGTGTCATCGTCAAACCATCAAGATACAGTAGCCATACATCACAGGTTCTGGAATCCCTGATCGCCAAACTCTATCCGAGCCACTATGTGACAGTTTTTCAGGGTGGCAGCGAAATGAACCAGGAACTGCTCACGCATCGTTATGATCATATATTCTTCACTGGCAGCCCTACAGTTGGCAAAGTGGTCATGGAAGCTGCAGCCAAGACACTCACCCCGGTTACCCTGGAATTGGGGGGGAAAAGCCCTGCAATTGTGGAAGCAAACAGTGACATTCCCCTCGCAGCCCGTAGGATCATCTGGGGAAAATGTCTCAATGCAGGACAAACCTGCATAGCGCCTGACTACGTATTGGTTGAACGCTCGGTGGCTTCCCAGTTGATAGAAGAGATGAAATTGGCTATCACCAACATGTTTGGGAGCGATCCACTGCATTGCAATGACCTTCCCCACATCATCAACGAAAGACACTTCAACCGACTCATCAGTCTTTTTGAGGAAGGGACGCTCGCCTACGGTGGGCAGATTGACCCAAAGAACCTGAAAATTGCACCAACTCTGATAACCGATGTACAGAGAACCGGAACCCTCATGAGTGAAGAGATCTTTGGCCCGATTTTGCCCATCATTACCTATGAGACCTTTGAACAAGCCGTCGGTTATGTGCAGGCACGGGAGCACCCCCTGGCACTGTATCTGTTCAGCAACGACAAGGAACACCAGGAACATGTGGTAAGAACCGTCAGTTATGGAGGAGGATGCATCAATGATACGGTCATGCATCTCTCCAACCCCCACCTCCCCTTTGGAGGAGTTGGATCCAGCGGTATGGGCAGTTACCATGCGAAACAGGGGTTCGATACCTTCAGCCACCAGAAAAGTGTGCTCGAGAGTAAACGATGGCTCGAGGTAAAACTGCGTTATGCCCCTTATCGGGGAAAGCTTGCTTTGATCAAACGATTGTTTTCTTAG